In one window of Nocardiopsis aegyptia DNA:
- a CDS encoding DUF5996 family protein has protein sequence MELFPDIPLESWYDTKQTLHRFEQIVGKVRLEHSPRRNHWWHVPFHLTGSGLTTRPMGLGDGNPVFTVDFDFVRHRLVASTLDGQEASLPLEGLSVAEFYLRFQSLLDGLGVDGSISEAHPFDLPDSDRPFVQDHEHATYVPEHAMRYWQVLSQVNLILEEFSSGFSGKISPVHHFWHTFDIAVTRFSPHPVPQPREVGGLVREAYSREVVSSGFWFGDDTVPEPCFYSYTAPEPDGLAQQPLSPVAAEWVKSGGGHLALLRYADVRRMPDPRASVLEFLESSYRAGAALAGWEISALACPGGVTDPYVVRG, from the coding sequence ATGGAGCTGTTCCCGGACATCCCACTCGAATCCTGGTACGACACCAAGCAGACGCTGCACCGCTTCGAGCAGATCGTCGGCAAGGTGCGGCTGGAGCACAGCCCGCGCCGCAACCACTGGTGGCACGTGCCCTTCCACCTGACCGGGTCCGGTCTCACGACCCGGCCGATGGGGCTGGGCGACGGCAACCCGGTGTTCACGGTGGACTTCGACTTCGTCCGCCACCGGCTGGTCGCCTCGACGCTCGACGGGCAGGAGGCCTCTCTGCCTCTGGAGGGGCTCAGCGTCGCCGAGTTCTACCTCCGCTTTCAGTCGCTGCTGGACGGCCTGGGGGTGGACGGGTCGATCTCGGAGGCGCACCCCTTCGACCTGCCGGACTCCGACCGGCCGTTCGTCCAGGACCACGAGCATGCGACCTACGTCCCCGAGCACGCCATGCGGTACTGGCAGGTGCTGAGCCAGGTGAACCTGATCCTGGAGGAGTTCTCGTCGGGCTTCTCCGGCAAGATCAGTCCCGTGCACCACTTCTGGCACACCTTCGACATCGCCGTCACCCGTTTCTCCCCGCACCCGGTGCCGCAGCCGAGAGAGGTGGGCGGCCTCGTCCGGGAGGCCTACTCGCGGGAGGTCGTGAGCTCGGGCTTCTGGTTCGGCGACGACACCGTCCCCGAACCGTGCTTCTACTCCTACACGGCGCCCGAACCGGACGGGTTGGCCCAGCAGCCGCTGTCCCCGGTGGCCGCGGAGTGGGTCAAGAGCGGGGGCGGACACCTGGCGCTGCTGCGGTACGCCGACGTGCGCCGGATGCCGGATCCGCGCGCCTCGGTCCTGGAGTTCCTGGAGAGCTCCTACCGGGCGGGGGCCGCCCTGGCCGGCTGGGAGATCTCCGCGCTGGCGTGCCCCGGCGGTGTCACCGATCCCTACGTCGTCCGGGGCTGA
- the narJ gene encoding nitrate reductase molybdenum cofactor assembly chaperone: MTDTTNATDTTGGTGAPRRPDGRAARPAHRVAVTRQVASAMLGYPDESFFDRLPLVARAVAGLPRGAVREALDEFCEYATTTPELELCEHYVDVFDHRRRRTLHLTHYTDGDTRRRGHERAEIAGIYARSGWKVGANELPDHLAVVLEFAARGDADAGEALLARFRHGLERLGTALHAHGTAYARVLDAVRLTLPSPRRAEHEAAHRTAAQGPPAEDVPHPRRAVDGRWPRAGGGGR; the protein is encoded by the coding sequence ATGACCGACACCACCAACGCCACCGACACCACCGGGGGCACCGGCGCGCCACGGCGGCCCGACGGTCGCGCGGCCCGGCCCGCGCACCGCGTCGCCGTGACGCGCCAGGTCGCCTCGGCCATGCTGGGCTACCCGGACGAGAGCTTCTTCGACCGCCTGCCGCTCGTGGCCCGCGCGGTCGCCGGGCTCCCGCGCGGTGCCGTGCGCGAGGCCCTCGACGAGTTCTGCGAGTACGCCACCACCACGCCCGAGCTGGAGCTGTGCGAGCACTACGTGGACGTCTTCGACCACCGCCGGCGCCGCACACTGCACCTGACCCACTACACCGACGGCGACACGCGGCGGCGCGGCCACGAACGGGCCGAGATCGCCGGGATCTACGCCCGGTCGGGGTGGAAGGTGGGCGCCAACGAACTCCCCGACCACCTGGCCGTGGTCCTGGAGTTCGCGGCCCGCGGCGACGCCGACGCCGGAGAGGCGCTGCTGGCGCGGTTCCGGCACGGCCTGGAACGGCTGGGCACGGCCCTGCACGCCCACGGCACCGCGTACGCGCGCGTGCTCGACGCCGTTCGCCTCACCCTGCCCTCGCCGCGGCGCGCCGAACACGAGGCCGCCCACCGGACGGCCGCGCAGGGGCCGCCCGCCGAGGACGTCCCGCACCCGCGCAGGGCGGTCGACGGGCGGTGGCCGCGGGCGGGAGGAGGGGGCCGGTGA
- a CDS encoding rRNA methyltransferase, translated as MVYRYATERADHSALASGNVLRSAPGFPGFPVRLASELFQRGLAHVPQERVRMWDPCCGSGYLVTVLGLLHRDRIVHARATDVDTDAVALAARNLALLTADGLAERQEELRRSALDFGRAEFVGRAGTAGALAAGLASMGGDLPHETGVADVFTLSEPVEADLVVTDVPYGDLTHWRGEAPGGDPMAALLASLGRVLPPHAVVVVTARTRRVVLPPGVRALERVKVGNRAAVLVRARDVAP; from the coding sequence GTGGTCTACCGGTACGCCACGGAACGGGCGGACCACTCGGCGCTGGCCAGCGGGAACGTGCTGCGGTCCGCGCCGGGGTTCCCCGGGTTCCCGGTGCGGTTGGCCAGCGAGCTGTTCCAGCGAGGGCTGGCGCACGTGCCCCAGGAGCGGGTCCGGATGTGGGACCCGTGCTGCGGCAGCGGCTACCTGGTGACCGTGCTGGGGCTGCTGCACAGGGACCGGATCGTCCACGCGCGGGCCACGGACGTGGATACCGACGCGGTCGCCCTGGCCGCGCGCAACCTCGCGCTGCTGACGGCCGACGGGCTGGCCGAGCGCCAGGAGGAGCTGCGTCGCTCCGCGCTGGACTTCGGCCGGGCGGAGTTCGTCGGGCGCGCCGGGACCGCCGGCGCGCTGGCGGCCGGTCTGGCGTCTATGGGCGGCGACCTCCCCCATGAGACGGGCGTGGCGGACGTGTTCACGCTGTCCGAGCCGGTCGAGGCCGACCTGGTCGTGACGGACGTGCCCTACGGGGACCTCACGCACTGGCGGGGCGAGGCCCCCGGTGGCGACCCCATGGCGGCGCTGCTGGCGTCCCTGGGCCGGGTCCTGCCCCCGCACGCCGTCGTGGTGGTGACCGCGCGTACGCGCCGGGTCGTCCTGCCGCCCGGTGTGCGCGCCCTGGAACGGGTCAAGGTCGGCAACCGCGCGGCCGTGCTCGTGCGCGCCCGCGACGTGGCGCCCTGA
- a CDS encoding RNA-binding S4 domain-containing protein codes for MNESSAPLPPGPDSTRVDRWLWAVRLVKTRADAAQACRGGHVRVNDRPAKPATIVKPGDEVRVRLHGTTRIVDVTHVLAKRVGAPVAARCYTDRTPAPPPEAAVPFVKRDRGAGRPTKRDRRQMERMRTEFPRRCEPVDAGPPL; via the coding sequence GTGAACGAGTCCTCGGCTCCCCTGCCGCCCGGCCCCGACTCCACCCGGGTCGACCGATGGCTGTGGGCCGTGCGCCTGGTCAAGACGCGCGCGGACGCCGCCCAGGCCTGTCGCGGCGGGCACGTCCGGGTCAACGACCGCCCGGCCAAGCCGGCCACGATCGTCAAGCCCGGCGACGAGGTGCGGGTCCGCCTGCACGGGACCACGCGCATCGTCGACGTCACGCACGTGCTGGCCAAGCGGGTCGGCGCGCCGGTCGCCGCGCGCTGCTACACCGACCGGACGCCCGCGCCTCCCCCGGAGGCGGCGGTGCCGTTCGTCAAGCGCGACCGCGGCGCGGGCCGCCCGACCAAGCGCGACCGCCGCCAGATGGAGCGCATGCGCACGGAGTTCCCCCGCCGCTGTGAGCCCGTGGACGCGGGTCCCCCCCTGTGA
- a CDS encoding alpha/beta fold hydrolase, whose protein sequence is MSHVIAADGTRLWYDVLGEGEPLLLFNGQALDHEMWDGVHTGLARRHRVVRTDFRGTGGSDAPLGEPYSLELFARDALAVLDHLGIGRAHVYGFSMGGKVAQTLASLAPERVGALVLGSTAPGGDHEVERPRSATLALRQAGTAAGRELIGPLFYTPDWAAAHPDTVTRVLPRGPLRAQRLHFGASTGYDGWDLLPGITAPTLVVHGEDDELTPVGNAELLAERIPGARLLTLPGMRHGYPHEAEPEATRAVLEFLAEHGLTERGLTDQPLRA, encoded by the coding sequence CCGCCTCTGGTACGACGTCCTCGGAGAGGGCGAACCCCTCCTCCTGTTCAACGGCCAGGCGCTCGACCACGAGATGTGGGACGGCGTCCACACCGGCCTGGCGCGTCGGCACCGGGTCGTGCGGACCGACTTCCGCGGCACCGGCGGCAGCGACGCCCCGCTGGGGGAGCCCTACAGCCTGGAGCTGTTCGCCCGTGACGCCCTCGCCGTCCTGGACCACCTCGGCATCGGACGCGCCCACGTCTACGGCTTCTCGATGGGCGGCAAGGTCGCCCAGACCCTTGCCTCGCTGGCGCCCGAGCGGGTCGGCGCGCTCGTGCTGGGTTCGACCGCGCCGGGAGGCGACCACGAGGTGGAACGTCCCCGCTCGGCCACGCTGGCGCTGCGCCAGGCCGGTACGGCGGCCGGACGGGAGCTGATCGGACCGCTGTTCTACACGCCCGACTGGGCCGCCGCGCATCCCGACACCGTCACCCGCGTCCTGCCGCGCGGCCCCCTGCGCGCCCAGCGCCTGCACTTCGGGGCGAGCACGGGCTACGACGGCTGGGACCTCCTGCCCGGCATCACCGCGCCGACCCTGGTCGTGCACGGCGAGGACGACGAGCTCACGCCCGTGGGCAACGCCGAACTGCTCGCCGAGCGCATCCCGGGCGCACGCCTGCTGACGCTGCCCGGGATGCGCCACGGCTACCCGCACGAGGCCGAGCCGGAGGCCACCCGGGCCGTCCTGGAGTTCCTGGCGGAGCACGGCCTGACCGAACGCGGACTCACCGACCAGCCGCTGCGCGCCTGA